The stretch of DNA ACTAcaacatttatacgtatttatcccgtagtttttaataaactatgagttccatttagtcacatttaacaatctaacaatatagtccccccatatctaatttattccttaaatcataaaatatgtgctttagcatataaacaaagcatagtatagtgaatgttacaactaaaagaagataaaagaacatacgttttgcttcaaataattaagataaaatttagatacggggctttcagcttatgaaagtcgaagagaagatatatattccatttggtcatattctatttaaattcgtaactactcgttccatttacgttattaataaaacatttttatcgacaagctacctaacagaaagacctttttgtcactctaaattgcctcaaaagaaaatcccttgtcaaacataccatgtttttcgtacgaaaatccaaaaaggattttccaaaaagatatattcagtgaaccatggttcgtgactggtgagcttgaaaagagatgaagcgttgaagcgtcaaagttgatattccaccaagctctcgacccttctatctcaataatcctgatcaaaattcgaatgaactacccaacgaaacgatcactgttttctatagaatctctttaagcattcttcattaaggaatcgtcagattttaccccattacgttcttccatcacaatctttgtaatgatgaagaaaaaaataaaagcttttaaaacccgacagcgccgtcattttctaaaaacgtcgtctttatactcctgatggccacgagcacatccgactaccaaatataaaatgcattgtgagtgtgtcatcagcataattttcgcgagaagagcaatttttcttgataactataatttgtaacatagattaaaatcgctgatttgatccctctgatattgttgtcttacgagagtttcgcctggtcttaattggttctgttgattcttatcgttgtgaaaagtcgattcgctatatatcttttgtatagagaactattatgtgatgtaagagtgtaatgttgtaatatttgtgatgcttactttattaattttgtcactgagccgttctttggttcgttgagcagttcatgttccctacttgttttgcttggtactttcataattttcgcaattacaataaaagatttaatttgtaataagttaaagatttgatcccttgctttatgatgtacgagaacctttgaactaacgactttgaagtgacaactgaacgagaactgacaagctttcatttcaatctatatttaagatatttaatatttaatcggttttcgtgacaccgaataaataataaataataaatttgaagggaaaaaacaagagattaagaaaaaattctgaaagagacacaaatcagtagtattattttatattactttgcgaattacttttcaagcataaaaatagtttgacggtcacttgtagttccttccttgccatttcatttattaaattcgtttaatttcgtaaacaaaatagccactcgtggcgagtttcgtgtctaaaatagaattttgtcatacaggctggttggtaattgatagtacaagcggaaaattggtgattctactcgaaaaaagaagtcgaaaatatagaataaaaatttttcgttcgagactttattctcgagaaaatcgactttgaatttttgatcggtatgcgtgcaacgcgtgcaacatattggaagggtttatcaacataacgtcaatcgaaacacaatctacaataaaatccgttataacgaaacgtgataaagtgcacgcgtaccgagcgaaaattcaaagtcgattttctcgaaaacaaagcctcaaatgaaaaatttgtatattttcgacttcttttttttaccagttaccaaccaccctgtatatccaacagctcactttttctttgtaaatattattaataattttatcaatttttttatatttccatccttcatacaagtgacaatgaatcataaaagtttcatagaaatcacaaagattaggggataagtataccactatatctttcatatatgtatatgtatgtatattcccaaattacatgatagaatatgaataatattgaacaaaatataatcaactacagtaccatggaaatacaacagattacaattttctacctgtcaccgattcatcgtcatctcctttcattcttttgacatatgtaaaaacaaattaacccgtctgatataaccatacctcgctctttgaatacaaaaatctattaaaatgaaataaaggggaagaaaataagaataaatataattactcaggcataatcttctcgaggtataattattcagttacaaatgattcttcgttaacacactaaattgtacactacttcttttcccgatggctgaagctaatcgtcgatgtttataaggtacgaattttgttaacggcgccatcggaatctttattgagaaattaaaatattacaattaccatcactaagctcagcgtccacaatacactacgTTTTTCAAGTTTAGCTGAACCAttgacgataaccacatcagatccggaccaatactcagtgccaacctcatccaggcattggaactcgcaacatcggcgttcaacgcggaatttcttgcagttctgtaataaaaagaaatcgattaattgtacggatcaatcgtcactagactactcgaaaatccaggtcattcaaagaatgaaagaagaaagaattgctgcaattccaccattgcttttgcaaaactagtatttgagaaccattggtcaaatatattataacactaaacgtacatttcgggaagaataatttgtgctatgaaacagaatacgataaagttcaaaggttacatcgattttcaaaattttataaattcaggtgtatgacagtatcagtcagctgtttttctgtccccaagcggcaaaattcattccgacttgtattttatgtattttacagaagtaagccttcattcatctcccattccatccaccaacatgctctcgacgtattatcatctaagtaaaatattgatgttgagtcagacatccaactgaataatcttttcggtcttactacaaggcatttaaaaccagggcttgtgcttatacgttagatatgtaatacttggcatgaaacctgcttatattaatattaaatttatgcatagtcggatgttggaccattgtcaaaatgaaattacaatacacacagtttcaccgtggaaaagtggatctttctagcatgtctacgcaaatgatggttggaggggggaggggggtggggagaactgtacatgcgccaaacacctttacgttcgtaatttttcacacaaatttacaactgtagggaaaaaattatctctgatgtttcagatgttagaaattgacaatatcgcataacggaatgctgtgttccagatattctatttttgttacgaaaatggtacaaacgaagtccacttaagaatagtacaacaaaatcggttgaggttaggttatcatgcagatatcgtggcttttgctttggaaagcacgcaactgccagtctcgtcgtcccttgtaaacgagagaaagatattgtaattggtcgggattaacataaaactcgtcgcatgcgatcagatggcctgaatgtttaataaacgagagtaGGGTGCGTGCTACGCggttctaacagtttaggcggaaactaattattgtaaccggagccgagatatgtagcgatattactttcctcgacaaagcgtataaggtgaggagagaatcgcgataaggtagaacaagagacaggaatgctttacgtaaagcagatctgtcaactagatagagatcctacagctataactacagtgaatccgtactctggcgaattgtcgttcacaaataaagcttctgaaaaacggaattcatacaatataactgctgttgtaagaatctacatatctgattttgctgccgtatttgtcagaacgtttgtttatcaaaaaaacgcatcctctgtaatcctctgtagtttaacaaggcacagttaataaaagagatagagcgttaaacggtgacgatttaatcacagttaaatagatattggtctctttggttaaaatgccctatgatttatttgcatcattttttttttcatgcaatttaaaatatttaaataaacaatatttaccaaatattcaaatatttaaagaaacagtagtccatacaatataattttatttgatggttatttgatatttaatattttggtttacatacaaaattgaaattatactttgcttgaggacaaaaattctaattgcattcctaacatataccaataattattgatgaaaatagaaagaactgcaggactaggaagattacttagcatcttatatagcctgtcaaggctcgaacgttttatcttcctgtagattttctttgcttttagactttccttccatttctctgaattggtatcttctgtacactatttataaaagaagaataaattacatgttgcatccaagttaccaatccaaataattttaagtaagaaaagagatctaatgcagcagtttcaacttaaatatagatccgacgattatttacgaacaaatagtataaatcttttagcaatatgaaattcgcaatatttattcaaatatttatatttatagtacgccattagcaaagaagacatgtttgcgtgcgttatcgattttacgcttttgccacgcaaacgtggaaattgcgattcaaaattgaatttgcactggaaacggttgacgtcacgacattaataacatatttcaaaaacactgatgatatcatacggaatcagagagattctatgagaagttaaacgcataatcatcctattgtaaataacaggaacagaaagtacacaaggaataatacagaatcatcctatcatcctatcctattatacaggattgctttgattcgagctcaaacatagggaaatctgaaagaatttttcgcagaatttccttcccctttgaattgggttttatacagaacgactttaaccttttcaaggaaatacctatagagtgtgacgatctatgattttaaatagagaggtatatctgaaaagaggtggatgtaaaacgtagcatataaaacgtagatcaaatctttattcaaggattttttctcttcgcagagaatcaggttttcaagaacgatcgaatatgtatgcacttgatttacacgtgaagttgtcattaaaaatattgttgcgtttaaaaagataaatattgatttaaatttaacgaaattcttagtccaattgttttaagcttaaagatatgtaggtgtcacatttatatattgaaaacctgggagcggcattaattaacaaacctagtcacgcgcacacgtactttaaaaccatgcttgaaaatcgatattccctgaaacaatgcatccttctgcgcttccaatttattttcgcacgaagaatcagtccattcatcgttgccgtcaccatcgctactgtaatctatattactcgaataaattctatatcttgattggaaaatcgaatattttaacgaactttctgtgtgtcttttttttatgattttaattggcaatttccgaaattaaactatagcttgagaataaaccgataatatttgagggtatatatagatacatcatgtttttgatgggtttcgtcgtaaaataattgtagaaaaagcaaactttttaagaaaaaattaccatattcgagtaataaattatagaaaattaccaacgtaaattaaaacttaaaaagaagaatctattacacgtaataaagagaaggacttgttcacgaacggtaattcaacaaatacagtcgttgcaggaacatagttttacaagggagaagaatctctctaggaactcgacgatgtcacgtcaagcgaaaattcaataaagtgattactaaccgtattaccagcggcaatcgtgttacggcaattcgtaaataagttagtcgtctatttggagaaacgtcgctggcaatatcgtcacattttaattacgtcagcgctatcaattggtcttggaagaaagttttccattatgtacttttgcccacggcgtcgttccaacaaatgaatccgagttttgaatcgctttctcctatatcacgaatttgtaacggtgtttcttcaaacattaaacgattgtaatgaatgcctttgcgtacaaagactgatacctggtttgactagaagcttcagctaattagtgccccagttaatttggatgttcactaccacgccacttaagaagtggcttcgtgtccgagcggatttcccccacgtaaaaaaaaaagaaaaagaaaaagggggaaaaaaagaaaaagagaaagaaaaagagaaagaaaaagaaaaagaaaaagaaaaagaaaaagaaaaagaaaaaaaatagttaatttggatgttataaaatgttatataaccaggaacttatcttctacttggtagtcgcataagagaagaccgagccattgaatatctcaaatagattagctgattcgcttaacgtatttttacttccgatgacgtaaataagagcagaaagtacacaagtaataatacagaaatgtcaaatgtacagaggaatagatttcgttaaatcattagcacgtaacatttccttataattctatttgtgtatagcaaaatagcttgtgtgctttcatgaattataattgatatttagaagctttcatgtaggtagatatataactcgtgttatttagtaatttaacaatacatcatgacaacatatcattttcgtttcttcgtttatctcgttatgcgcgtaaacgaatgtgtaaataaagacatataatcaacgataacatgtagtggcaagcatgataattatcgacgaaggagaatattggtgaaatgattgtgggtgatttcactcggtgtatcggtaaataaactttgatagacattgccggtgaattcgctgtcggtgaaatcatgtcgatgaaataattgtcagtgatttaaagataacccaatttattgatctcctcttcatagagttgtacgtctctctataaaacatattctacctggaagggctgaaacatttagcttagtcacactaaactggacttgactgcaagtaagaagattgaaatgcaaaattcacgtgtgagatggaaagttcgataaggcgattatgtatattaacccgaaagaaagctcatggctttgcaacgcgttacacgcaacacggaatttccctcgctgaaataatcctgttacaacgatacgattttccttaacagatctcgcaatgtaattctccctctacaactttttattaggtttgaaacacgagagtttcgaagctctgcaaagtctcgcgaatctagaagtcgagtttcaacgtattttcgcttcttattttatagctgttaatagttattatctcactctgcacgtacatcaaacgagtacttatgtaaatccaaaggaaacggaaacaaccgagaataattgaggataattcgaatacgtaccgattagtaaagtgtttggcaaagaaaaaaaaaaggaaaattgtatcggagaaataggggaaatacggtggcgtacatcaagcaatctttatggctgtaatacatttattattcatttatgttcattttctatcgcgtaacagacgttgaaataactggcagaacgagcatataaatcttgtatcgctcgacctgacttctcccgatggaaaaatattcaccagcctgggatcgtgcatcgctaattactccgttctacttttcgaacgcgtttccatccatacagaaaagcaagaaggcaaaccctatcgcacagtcatgaggagatgcaaaagcaagaaaccaaccaacgacatgccgatcgacatggtggaatcagtcctacagaggctattcaccatgggacacggaccctcccattacgagggccgcgaagaggcagagaccgaagaagaagaagacatcagcttcagcgtcgtcatcggcgaaggcgatgtcgtcgatgccgccggaagaatgaacaccaagaaggctgcaggagtcgatggaagactcctggactgctggacgcaggagctggaagcaagctggaaccagactgctggaagacggccagagtaatattGCTAAGGAAGCcaggaaaggatcccagtctccctaacgcgtaccggccgataagcatactcccagccatgagcaagatctgggaaaaatgctttaagaagatcatcgagagatgcatcggaacggacccgttccatcggaggcagtatgggttcagaaagaagaattagcttagcgaataccgataagaacaggaagaagctgaaacgggcacaacgaacggccctgtgcataacaacgacggcataccgtaccgtctcccacgcggcacattgcgtgttgaccgggaatctcccgatctacataaagataaagatgctcggagagacttacgagaggaacaagatccataagaccaggatcggcgcggatgacggcaacgagctgaaggaggaactggaggcgcaaggaaattaatgccgagtgcgctgctatttaccaaaaagaagatggacatcgatcatcacaccatgcagctgttaaccgggaatgggagtgtggcggcactcgacaagccaaataccaccactcgacactaactagtgtcggacgacggcagcgacatctacagcccccagtgacaattacagcggaccaggcccaactactacaactatcacgcacatccaataaatatataacgcacacacggccacctctacaggagttttggtGTCTATAGagagaggattggcaagagcagcgacagcaactgtctcgactgtggagaccctaacgacgatgcagagcacgccctcttcacgtgcccgaagtgaacggacaggaggattgagctggaggacgctcttggcgagaagatagacgtggacaatctgatcgccacggtgaccgccaagaacgagagctgggataaattcaggcaatttcgcaagaccgtcatgtctcacaggagggtgacagcgaaggccttgaaggaggcaaggaggagaacgagagcaacaacaactactcggagcagtgaaggcagagatacaagacaacaaagaaccacagaaggagatcagcccagtattctgaactagctgagaagatgacgagagcaatacagaatatacagaataactgcccgaagaagaagatacgacggggcatgaaaggacaacctgatgactgccgacaggttttgttgtctggggttgtctgtcctcaaagcaaaggaaaaaggaggaggggtttttagtgggtatggcaacaacatccgcccgagtcgcacataacccagtgatccgcatcactcggtatgcgtaacagcattttcccctcctcaatttttcttttttcagtcTAAACtaaatccaggaagaagaactttcatccaattacatacttcattaattcatgaattatattcgttaccgtacgtacaaaaagaaagttgactgatataaaaattcaaaggatagaacttctaagctcgcgattggaaacagattcagttcgatggtttaatttgccatttaattgaattctctggcaatttcagcgaactgtgggctttaaaagtgtcccgcattcaaacgcaagacttctcctccacctttccctttctttcaattccaacctcaagtaattgacctattaattcgacgatatatttacatgctcgcaagggattcaaacaacttcgttgcgttaaattcgcaattataaccaacacgaatgtctcaatcaatgtgcagctcgaaacaaataaaagataattaacttttcaatataacgattgatatgtttgatgaagaaaaatttatgaatttttaaaaacgtctcctagtacatttagcatttttataataaaaacttagaacacacacgcacacatgtaCTATTCcacgaaatgatttacacagctatgagtctgtaatcctatcatattataaagggatgaacgaacttttcctaataaatataactttatacaaaatctcgtttaaaaaaattagttttttattctcattaaattaatttaatatcagaatatataattttagtcgttatcaaaattttatgtcaaatgcgttcatagatacatatataaataaatgtctaatcctatgtatttatttcaactgaaatcttaacttaaatatttattaacaatattctgacgaatatgcaatgaaagataaaaacaactttatttttcttatagaatgtctcatgcttcttactcattttatgtttctcgttgtcagtgcgtaactacttatcagccgcatgaatgctaagttttactactgagaaacgaagagacatatagatgcaaatatacgctacctcgcgtgaaaaaacatcagatacattaaccagaaggaatatccgatacatataaaattcatagcgtagttatttatacatacagacGGAATATTTctctctgtatgaaatattctttcttctgaattcttattataaatgtatgtccatttcctaccttaaaatgtctctcctttgaaaaactccatttaaatataacgattaacaaaatattaccaataaaactattaaaacgagatgctgaaagaaccttttaatgaagtacaaatgattatttcaactttaattctgttaaatttgaattgaatcatttataaaccgaacaggtgtataaaattttattgcgtaaaaatcgtgaagctgaaaattaggaacgaataacgaatgagtaacctagtttcattaaaaggtacgtgtacgccgatccgcgtaacaacttcgacactccaattattataaagcatgtatccttcagagattttttgcgcgaacgcaagataccttttacacgtgcaactgaataagtggaacgtgattttcaatatttcttcttgtagaacttgtaacaacgtaactgtttcaccaatattttccctgacacttttacaacgatgcgtagaaatctccttttctaattaataatttcagcatttctctgaacagtttcgttgcgattaaaaaatatacaaagcttacgacgtgcttgtttaaaaatatttatatggaacaagatttcaaatttgtcacatcaatcgcgatctcagcaggtgtaaattaattcgttctaatgaacgaataaattgaacggctcgtgacaaaaattatccctgtccatgtttgtctttctaaaactaattcaaggcgagttaaatgaatcgctgtgtaccctattcgcgcagcatgtgttttaacgaccagcataaaagcgttaacggtgtactttagtttctcatggttgtgttaagctggttgctcttagaatgagcatatacttacaaaaggaggtgaacagaagatagcccggcaccattttggctccgaatggtaaCAGAAGCAGAGGTTGCAAACCgatggtcccggcacatacatcattccatgcgagacaacttctccttcgaaatcagtacagtgttTTCCTAAAGccgctgaaaacgattaccagcgtcaatatctttgccactcgacaatcgtacgcgcagttacgctaaccgttttaacgccacgcagcgtgatcgctctattcgcgtaccgtggtaaattgtgccacgatgtatggtcacgatcattaattcgcaccgcgctcaagcgtgctcgtcgtgagtcatatcagagtttcctctcgtaattacttgtttttcaaataatcataaaccaaataaaaaaaaaaaccaatataaaaaattacctcttgaatcggaaaaccaaatcctgcattatagaatgttatcacgcaaacgaaacgcagagcataaatatttcgcaaacttttgagtgtttgttgtaacgcttccagtataaccgatgaaatgaagcgcgagcacgtcgaacggtatatttcgatgaaaaaaacaggatgaaaaagggcaacgcgatcgcgtcgatcggtactcctcgcaaataaatgaacgaagcgctatcgcgctgcatagcacaaaccgatacggagtcttgaaacatccgacactaaaacggttaataacattacgaaaacgaccgtaccaggaaatttttgttcaacggatccgcattgcggctatcacgatgcttcttcgttgcatcgatgcttcatcgatgagattaaagcaccgttgaaataggttattcgatttcttacatggggaaaaagtttttatatcgtgtttgctgttttacttcgcaagtgtgctttacagtatacgttagaactccaagtcgagctatccgagttaaagtctcttgaaacttaaaacggcacttaaaggatataggtataatagaaggttcgtttaaaattcaaaagtgtatatacgtacataaacatttgaataaaaatagcggataatctcaagtaaaaaagtaggttcgtgctagtaaaatggttttaaaatacttgtcaaaagtcgaacgacttgactaattaagaatggatgtaagagattgaaagcaaagggcatctaagagtatgaattaagtaacaaactcacggtgacaaagaggttttcactcgctcgaattcaaataaatcggttaatttgaacgaaactttaggtgcacgagaagcgacacgcgtcctcaaggactacgaaggttctactcgaacgaatgaaaacttttctctggcccggtgtgtatacacaagacgtgcgaatttaaagtgcagattgtattaattgaaataattggttggtttgatcaaattaatcgttttaagctgaaatgacgaaggtcatccaagtaattgatgtccactgtaattatttgttaatcgcgcgtggaatcggaacgattcgacctcgttccaacgcgaatcgttactaaggcagagacggcaattaataattgtcgcgtcatttgttcgatcgtgttcacaaattcaaatacggctgagtggcggaaaccatttataacacgtcccgtaccgcg from Bombus affinis isolate iyBomAffi1 unplaced genomic scaffold, iyBomAffi1.2 ctg00000305.1, whole genome shotgun sequence encodes:
- the LOC126927906 gene encoding uncharacterized protein LOC126927906, producing MKNSYSEILAMLICLQVIFVTFFPLGAAALGKHCTDFEGEVVSHGMMYVPGPSVCNLCFCYHSEPKWCRAIFCSPPFNCKKFRVERRCCEFQCLDEVGTEYWSGSDVVIVNGSAKLEKRSVLWTLSLVMVIVIF